The DNA sequence CAGATGCTTCTTTTTCCCTGATGGCTCTTTTCTACCACTGCAAACAGTCTTACAGTATAAGTGCAACcatctaaaaaaataatttctttgtGCCCCCAAAAGTAATTTTGCAAGCAGCACTAATGACTAATCAAATTGCCCAAATACGAACACTGTTTGTTCTCAAGATATCGATCACACCTTGTACACACTGCAATATTCACACCGTCATATAGTTTGAAGCCTTGAATTCCTGTTTTGAAATGATCTCCCCTGAATGACAAGCTGTAATTAGGACTAAATCTATTCTTGTTCTGCTTTGTCTTATCAGGCTGTTGCCAAGATGGTGCAAGAATGTTACAAGTATGTGGATTCTGTGACTGACCAGGCCATCAAACTGAGACTCATCGACACACTTCGCACCGTGACTGCTGGCAAGGTCTGAAATGTGCTTATGTGTGTTAAAACAGAGCTGTATACTGGAGACAAAATGAAAGTTGTGTAGATTTAAGCAGTTGTTAAATTAAAGGGAAACTATGGCCATTTTCAAAACTTATACATGTTATTCCTATGGTACTTCCTTTGGACAGTATTTCTCCCAAATCCAAAAAGCAGTGCCAGAACTCAAATTTGTGATGTCATTAAGTATAAAGTCTGGAACTGCTCTCTAGACAATGAATTGGGGAAAGCTGTTATAGATCACAATGATCACCCAGGAGACTGTtctgatgataaatagaatttattaatttattttattttcaggtttatttaacagggacaatgcacactaataatacataaagaaaatgtacagtgtgccagaattagccaaaaggctattttacatctgctgtccctggacagatcatacaatgtcacacctAAAAAGATAAAAGGATTATAAAAGTACATAGAAGTTTAGTCCAATACAAGTAAAATTGACtagaaatgtaaaaagaaatgatcaagcataaaatagaataaagctcatttgggtaaaaaaagagagaagaaaaatcaGTCTCTCATTCATTGCCCATGGAGCAGCTCCAGACTTTATTCTTGATGACCTCACACGTTAACAGCTTACTTCTCTGGTTTCTGGCTTTGAGAGTATCTCATGTTCACAGATTTTGATTGAACTTTCCTAGGCCATGAAAATAACATATATTGGAATTCTTAATTTAGGGGCGCGGAATCAGAAATCATTATGGACTATTGTTATTACGATATCTGCGTCTAAAACATTGGAACATCCAGAGcagaagatagatagatagatagatagatagatagatagatagatagatagatacatagatagatagatagatagatagataacacTTAAAAAGCGTAAAGACTAAACTTCCTAAAGAGTTCCACTGGGGACCAattacaatcattagatctgagaaaagtcatttagtttttttgctgCCAGTTCACGTTGATTTTACGTTCATTTGGCATATGTGGTGCACAAAACGGCATGGGTGCTGTGCCTAAGCCTTGTAATGGTGGGATAAACCCTGAAATTGATTTACAATAGGAACTGTTCTAGTATAAGCATTAAAACAGGGACCTAATGTCCATTAGATAACCATTCCACTTAAGACATAATCTCCTCATCACTAATCATGTCCACCTCACAGATATATGTAGAGATTGAGCGTGCGAGGCTGACGAAGACCTTGGCCAATATCAAGGAGCAGAGTGGAGAGATCAAAGAGGCAGCTTCCATTCTTCAGGAGTTGCAGGTAGGGGGCTCATGGCCTTCATTTTCTTGCTTTTAGGATGAAGAAACATCTGTacttgttgtggaaatattcaCACATTTATGTTTTGGGTTTGAAAGAATTTGGTTTTTGGGGTTAGTCTTTGTCACCACATTTCTATAGGGGGACATTACACAAACTAAGTGAAAAGGGAGTTTAATGGCTTGctgttttggaaattgattaaaaaaaaatattgtttttctcCGGCTCAGGTGGAGACATATGGCTCCATGGAGAAAAAGGAGAAGGTGGAGTTTATCTTGGAACAGATGAGGCTTTGCATTGCTGTTAAAGATTACATTCGCACCCAGATCATCAGCAAGAAGATAAACACCAAATTTTTCCAAGAGGAGGGCAACGAGGTAAGAGACAGAGGCCAGGAATTGAGCGTTAACAAAGTACTGCAATATGTTGTTGGCTTGACAGCGACTGATGATGAAAAGCATTTGGTGACTGGCCCTGCGTGTTCGCTTTTCCAACACTTTGTTGGTGGATTTGAACTGAGTTGGTTGGTATAACACTAACTTTTCCCCTTTGTCTGATGACATCTCAGGAGTCCAAGCTGAAGTACTACAACCTGATGATTCAGGTAGACCAGCACGAGGGCTCCTACCTGTCTATCTGCAAACACTACCGGGCTATCTATGACACACCCTGTATTTTGGAGGACAGCAGCAAGTGGCAACAGGTACATGGGCTTTCTCTCAAGGCCACAGTATACTATTACATAGTATTAAACATGTAGTCAATGAGAAAGTGTGCTTGTTTTTTACTAGTGTCTGGAATTCACACTGCTgaaatttcctttttttgatAAATGGTTATGATAAAATGTAATGCAGCAACAAAAGGAATTGTGCTGTACCATTTTCCTTTCTGTTTTCCTGCCATAGTGCTGGAGCACAGTACCATGGTTAAAGAAGAAACAATATGTTTGGAAATACAATAAATGACTGTACCAACCCTGAATTAATAAGCGTAAACTCTCTCACTCTTTAGTAAGGAGCGGTTTGCCTTTTAGTACTGAAATCTAGATTTTTGCACAAACAGTGCTCATGGTGGGATTTTTCATAAGGACATTCCTCTGAGCACATACCCAGGATGTGAACATCATCCTTTTgatcaatgctttttttttctatgaacAATGACTATCGCAGCATAGTTTGCTGGTGGGTCCCCCTCCACccagggatcaataaagtatttctgattctaaAAAGACAACGCTATATATCTAATTTAAAACTTGACTttgtgtgttgctataaaagcCATGAGTGCATTTGTATTTCAGGCCCTGAAGAGTGTGGTGCTGTACGTGATTCTTTCCCCTTACGACAATGAGCAGTCAGACCTCGTGCACAGAATCAGTGAGGACAAGAAACTGGAAGAAATCCCTAAATACAAGTAAGACATACTTTGTGCTCTTCTGCCTGTTGGCTTTACCATACATTTAACGGTCCTCTGACCTGATATGACGTGGGTCCAAATTTCTCAATGGAGTATAAATGTACAGTAATTACAGCACTTTTACACACCATTACGTGAGAGCATTTTGCTACTATGAATGGACAGAGGTGTGTTACCAGGAGAAAAACAAacgtaaatctttaaaaagtaaAGGCCATCTGAATCAACAACCAACTGTACAGCATTAGTCTGTGTTTGCAGATGTTGAAATGTGGCCAGCAACTGAATTTCCTGACACATGTATGCAGCACGTAGAAAGTGACACATTTGCCTAACTTTTGTGTGAAAAGAGGCTGCTGTGTGTTTCCTACTCCGGGGCAATGATCATAGCCACTTTCATGTATACTGACATCACATGCAAACACTATAGCCAGGTGTGGACAGAGGGGATTTTCACTGTATTCCTCCCCCATTTCTAGGGACCTTTTGAAACAGTTCACGACTATGGAGCTGATGCGCTGGTCTTCCCTGGTGGAGGATTATGGGAAAGAGCTGAGAGAGGGCTCACCTGATAGCCCTGCCACAGATGTCTTCTCTTATTCAGAAGAGGGGGAGAAAAGGTGGAAGGACCTGAAGAACAGAGTGGTGGAGCACGTAAGTCCCACAGTCAAGTGTATGCTCTTCTCATTTGGAGCTGATGCATACATATTTAGaagaattttgttttgtttttttgttttttatgcttGACAGCAGGGGGACATCTAATCAAATACATTTCCTAAAGCATCTCAACTGCCTTGCTGTCCCAAACAGGGCTGGCATGTTCAATCCAATAATTAATGATCAAGAAGCATCTTATCGTGACAAATATTGGCCATGGAAAATGCACTAGATGTTATTAAacagtctttctttttttatttggctGGGCAAAAATGTGGGGACGTTTTGAGTTAAAGTGATGAGCATTCATGGAAAGTGAGGCCGTATATTGCATGAAAATCTTgaaactacatttacattgacattcaAAGTAGAACTGTCTAATTTAAACCTTCCTTGAGCATACAGCGAATAAGGGGATTCAAGCTCAAAACGCTATATTAAAACCCAAAAGATGTATTCCTATCCATTTAAGTGGCTATGAGTAAATGGGGTAAAATTACTAGAGAGCAGTAAAAGGGCCCTGCAAGCAAAACGGAAAAAAATTATGGATGTGATATTGAAGCAGATTGAGTGGCTATACTGGAAACTGTTATGTGCGATTGGTAATGGATGGTTGGATTTCACTCATGCATATTTGTTTTCAGCCATTAGTGTTGGTGTGACCTGAGAATCCTTTCTATTTAAACCTTACAACACttattatataatattctgCTGCAGATATATATGAATTAAATTGTCCTTTCCCCCCTTAGAACATCAGAATAATGGCCAAATATTACACCCGAATCACAATGAAGAGGATGGCTGGACTCCTTGACCTCTCTATTGATGTAAGTAACAGCCTTACTAATTATCTTAATTAATGCAGCCAGTATGACAGCAGTTAGTAGTTGCTTTTAGGTTTGGGTAAGGAAATTAATCCTCAGGATTTGGTATCCTGAAAGACTAACATGATCTCTGTCTGCTCAAATATTTTGTCAGGAATCGGAGGAGTTCCTCTCCAGCCTAGTTGTAAACAAGACCATCTATGCAAAGGTCGACCGGCTGGCTGGCATCATCAACTTTCAGAGGCCTAAAGACCCCAACGACCTGCTCAACGACTGGTCGCACAAACTCAACTCTCTCATGTCTCTGGTCAACAAGACCACACATCTCATTGCCAAGGAGGAGATGATCCACAACCTGCAGTGAAACTAGCTCATAGTGCATTATTTCATGTTTTGGttcatatttgttttgtttttcctttccgTGGGAATGTttttgaatatacagtatattggcgGACTGTGAATGCAGCGTAATTACAATGTCATTTAATTGGAGTTAAATCTGCAGCACATGCGCAACAACTGTTCATTTTTTACTATCCAGTAAAACCTTGACAATAAACCCATGAGCACCTCCCTACTTTGTACCCCTCTGTCAGTGACTGGATCTctaaatatgcttcccatttgcATTGAATGGATTATACACTGTGGTTTAAGTTGTTGCTGTATGAAAACATGGCTATAAAGTATTTTAAATGTATCCTTAGCAATGTAGACAATAAACCCCTTTCATTTGGTTAACATTTTGTATGTaggttttatacagtatataacctTAAATGGCATACATTCCAATATGACAcatgttaaagggatagtttagCTTTTATGAAGTGGTCCCTTTGCACAGCTTACATAGATTCTGTGCCTGTCCTTGcatctgcttctccaaactgaaGGCATGCCGACTGTCATCTACTGaaggtaatacactgactatggttAAGGACCTCATACAACCC is a window from the Perca fluviatilis chromosome 1, GENO_Pfluv_1.0, whole genome shotgun sequence genome containing:
- the psmd12 gene encoding 26S proteasome non-ATPase regulatory subunit 12, producing MNIPKMTEERPERSDGKIVKMEVDYSSTVDQRLPECEKMAKEGKLQEAIESLLSLEKQTRTASDMVSTSRILVAVVQMCYEAKDWDALNENIMLLTKRRSQLKQAVAKMVQECYKYVDSVTDQAIKLRLIDTLRTVTAGKIYVEIERARLTKTLANIKEQSGEIKEAASILQELQVETYGSMEKKEKVEFILEQMRLCIAVKDYIRTQIISKKINTKFFQEEGNEESKLKYYNLMIQVDQHEGSYLSICKHYRAIYDTPCILEDSSKWQQALKSVVLYVILSPYDNEQSDLVHRISEDKKLEEIPKYKDLLKQFTTMELMRWSSLVEDYGKELREGSPDSPATDVFSYSEEGEKRWKDLKNRVVEHNIRIMAKYYTRITMKRMAGLLDLSIDESEEFLSSLVVNKTIYAKVDRLAGIINFQRPKDPNDLLNDWSHKLNSLMSLVNKTTHLIAKEEMIHNLQ